The uncultured Carboxylicivirga sp. genomic interval AGAGCTATGGATGCTCTTCGTTGCCCTCCAGAGGATCAGAAAATTGGAGTTCTTTCAGGAGGAGAAAGACGTAGGGTGGCTTTATGCCGATTGTTGCTACAAGAGCCTGATATTCTTTTGTTAGATGAACCTACCAACCACTTGGATGCTGAGTCCGTTCAATGGTTAGAACAACACCTTCAACAATATAAAGGAACGGTTATTGGGATTACTCACGACCGCTATTTCCTTGATAACGTAGCTGGTTGGATTTTGGAACTGGACAGAGGAGAAGGAATTCCATGGCAGGGTAACTATTCTTCGTGGCTCGATCAGAAAACCAAACGATTGGCTAATGAAGAAAAGCAAGCATCAAAGCGTAGAAAAACATTAGAACGCGAGTTGGAATGGGTTAGAATGACACCTAAAGCTAGGCAGGCAAAGAGTAAAGCTCGTTTAGGTGCCTATGATAGTTTGTTGAAAGAAGATGTAAAAGAGAAAGAGCAAAAACTGGAAATATTCATTCCCAATGGGCCGCGTTTGGGTGATAAAGTAATTAATGCCCAGGGAGTAGCAAAGGGTTTTGATGATCGTTTATTATTCGAAAATCTTGACTTTGTCTTACCTAAAAATGGCATCGTAGGTGTAATAGGACCTAATGGTGCAGGTAAAACAACTTTATTCCGATTAATTATGGGATTGGAAACTCCCGATGCCGGAACTTTTGAAGTTGGTGAAACGGTTAAAACCAGTTATGTCGATCAATCGCATCACGACATTGTTCCTGGTAAAACTGTATATGAAGTCATTTCTCAAGGTCAGGAAACCATTAAAATGGGCGGAAAGGAATTAAATGCACGTGCTTATTTGTCGCGTTTTAATTTTGCGGGTACCGATCAACAAAAGAAATGTGAAGTATTATCAGGTGGAGAAAGAAATAGACTACACCTGGCAATGGCTCTAAAGGAAGAAGGTAACGTTTTATTACTCGATGAGCCAACTAACGATATTGATGTAAACACATTGCGTGCTTTAGAAGAAGGTTTAGAAGACTTTGCCGGCTGTGCTGTGGTAATTTCGCACGACCGCTGGTTTTTGGATAGAATTGCAACGCACATTCTGGCTTTTGAAGGCGATTCAAAAATTTATTTCTTCGAAGGATCGTATAGTGATTATGAAGAAAATAAAAAGCGACGGTTAGGAGATTTAACTCCTCATAGGATTAAATACAAACCGTTGATAAAAAACTAATTCATTAAAAATAGGGGGTTGCTTTGTATAGCGGCCCCTTTTTGTTTGTTTTCGGCATCGTGATTTAAAGCACGATGAATGTAATACATTGGTGTTGTTCCAGCTCCTTTTACTTTACGTGCTGTTCGTGTTACAATGTGATAATAATCTTTTACCTTGTCGTAGATATCATGCGAAATATTAATTTGCATTGGTTCGCACATATCCTGCATGCGTGCAGCCATATTAACGGTTTCGCCAAAAATATCAAACGATAAATTGGTAGTAGTTACTGAGCTGCAAATCACGTCGCCGCAGTATAGGCCAATTTTAA includes:
- the ettA gene encoding energy-dependent translational throttle protein EttA: MSDDKKIIFSMVGVSKTFPPQKKVLNNIYLSFFYGAKIGIIGLNGSGKSTLLKIIAGVDPNYEGEVVFSPGYSVGYLEQEPKLDENKTVKEVVQEGVQEIVDVLKAYEAVNERFADPEVLEDPDKMQALMDEQASLQEKIDQYDAWNLDSKLDRAMDALRCPPEDQKIGVLSGGERRRVALCRLLLQEPDILLLDEPTNHLDAESVQWLEQHLQQYKGTVIGITHDRYFLDNVAGWILELDRGEGIPWQGNYSSWLDQKTKRLANEEKQASKRRKTLERELEWVRMTPKARQAKSKARLGAYDSLLKEDVKEKEQKLEIFIPNGPRLGDKVINAQGVAKGFDDRLLFENLDFVLPKNGIVGVIGPNGAGKTTLFRLIMGLETPDAGTFEVGETVKTSYVDQSHHDIVPGKTVYEVISQGQETIKMGGKELNARAYLSRFNFAGTDQQKKCEVLSGGERNRLHLAMALKEEGNVLLLDEPTNDIDVNTLRALEEGLEDFAGCAVVISHDRWFLDRIATHILAFEGDSKIYFFEGSYSDYEENKKRRLGDLTPHRIKYKPLIKN